One Prunus dulcis chromosome 8, ALMONDv2, whole genome shotgun sequence DNA window includes the following coding sequences:
- the LOC117638741 gene encoding flavanone 3-dioxygenase 3-like codes for MAETAPVLVNHRPFEPNPILSFDSLDSSIIKPHDSIAIVDDVEIPTVDYFMLFSDDLDERSKALEYIGRVCKDFGFFYLVNHGISDSVFEGVFKGISDFFNPTEIESRKQYEKKNPTDRIRWGLRSSPGENREYLKIIAHPQYHCPTKPSGFSESMEEYFKGLREVVQGLGKAVSKALGFEECYIEKAFKLGTGFDVSAMNLYPPNFRSKGSIGVPDHTDPGFFVSLIQDVNGGLQVFSNDGNCINVNMPPNAIFINLGDHLEILTNGKYKSHVHRVVVDNNKVKRISVATLHGPSLDAFVSPAPEFVDDSHPPAYRGMTYKQSLQANGSDEIDVQSSIEQIRL; via the exons ATGGCTGAGACAGCTCCAGTTCTTGTTAACCACAGGCCTTTTGAACCAAACCCTATCCTCTCCTTTGACTCCCTTGACTCATCCATCATCAAACCTCATGATTCCATTGCGATTGTTGATGATGTTGAGATCCCCACCGTTGATTACTTCATGTTATTCTCTGATGATCTCGATGAACGATCCAAAGCCCTCGAATACATAGGCCGTGTCTGCAAGGACTTTGGCTTCTTCTAT CTGGTAAACCATGGCATATCCGATAGCGTGTTTGAGGGTGTTTTCAAAGGAATTTCTGACTTCTTTAATCCAACGGAGATAGAGAGCCGAAAGCAGTACGAGAAAAAGAATCCAACAGATAGAATTCGATGGGGCTTACGATCTTCTCCTGGAGAGAATAGGGAATATCTCAAGATCATTGCGCATCCCCAGTATCACTGCCCTACTAAACCATCTGGTTTCAG TGAGTCCATGGAAGAGTATTTCAAGGGCTTGCGAGAGGTAGTACAGGGTTTGGGAAAGGCAGTGTCAAAAGCCTTGGGATTTGAAGAATGCTACATAGAAAAAGCTTTTAAGCTTGGAACGGGCTTTGATGTGTCTGCCATGAACCTCTACCCTCCAAATTTCAGATCAAAAGGTTCCATTGGTGTACCTGACCATACTGACCCTGGCTTCTTTGTTTCACTCATTCAAGATGTGAATGGTGGCCTACAAGTATTTTCCAATGATGGAAACTGCATCAATGTCAATATGCCCCCTAATGCCATTTTTATAAACCTTGGGGACCATCTTGAG ATATTGACAAATGGGAAATACAAGAGCCATGTTCACCGAGTGGTTGTGGACAACAACAAAGTGAAGAGGATCTCAGTGGCTACGCTTCACGGACCTTCATTGGATGCATTTGTTAGCCCAGCACCAGAGTTTGTGGATGACTCTCACCCACCTGCATATCGTGGAATGACCTACAAGCAATCCTTACAAGCTAATGGCTCCGATGAGATCGATGTCCAATCTAGCATCGAACAAATTCGTCTTTAA